A genomic stretch from Solanum stenotomum isolate F172 chromosome 8, ASM1918654v1, whole genome shotgun sequence includes:
- the LOC125874777 gene encoding uncharacterized protein LOC125874777 isoform X2 produces the protein MDIEEDIKALQLDSSEDTVLVNVEDARPDEAIKHDKADGEDSLMEEERKTDDVEKPDMLEDELRDEAHPDLKPEHVEPKGVSGKESSPPEDMQVEVEVNKKRHLNVVFIGHVDAGKSTIGGQILLLSGQVDDRTIQKYEKEAKDKNRESWYMAYIMDTNEEERVKGITVEVGRAHFETETTRFTILDAPGHKSYVPNMISGASQADIGVLVISARKGEFETGYERGGQTREHVQLAKTLGVTKLIIVVNKMDDPTVNWSKERYDEIESKMVPFLRSSGYNVKKDVQFLPISGLFGSNLKTRLEKSVCPWWSGHCLFEVLDAVEVPPRDPNGPLRMPIIDKFKDMGTVVMGKIESGSIREGDNLLIMPNKAAVKVLAIFCDEDRVRHVGPGENVRVRLSGVEEDDLLSGFVLCSVAKPIPAVTEFVAQLQILELLDNAIFTAGYKAVLHVHAVVEECEIVELMQQIDLKTKKPMKKKPLFVKNGAIVLCRVQVNNMICVEKFSNFAQLGRFTLRTEGKTVAVGKITALPTVADSA, from the exons ATGG ATATTGAAGAGGACATCAAGGCGCTGCAGCTTGATTCATCTG AAGATACTGTGTTGGTCAACGTGGAAGACGCTAGACCTGATGAAGCTATAAAACATGATAAAGCTGATGGAG AGGATAGTCTTATGGAAGAAGAGAGGAAGACTGATGATGTTGAAAAACCTGATATGCTGGAAGATG AGTTGAGAGATGAAGCACATCCAGACTTAAAGCCAGAGCATGTCGAGCCAAAGGGTGTCTCTGGAAAAGAAAGTTCACCCCCAGAAGATATGCAGGTGGAGGTTGAAGTCAATAAAAAGAGGCACCTGAATGTGGTATTTATTGGTCATGTGG ATGCTGGAAAGTCTACTATTGGAGGACAAATACTATTACTTAGTGGTCAAGTTGATGACCGTACTATACAAAAGTATGAGAAAGAAGCGAAGGATAAAAACAGAGAGAGCTG GTATATGGCCTATATTATGGATACAAATGAAGAAGAGAGGGTGAAG GGAATAACAGTTGAAGTAGGAAGAGCACATTTTGAAACAGAGACGACAAGATTTACAATTCTTGATGCCCCG GGTCATAAGAGCTATGTTCCCAATATGATCAGTGGAGCATCTCAAGCTGACATAGGTGTGCTG GTTATATCTGCTAGAAAGGGTGAATTCGAAACTGGATATGAAAGAGGTGGGCAGACACGCGAACATGTTCAATTGGCAAAGACCCTAGGGGTTACAAAGCTTATTATTGTTGTAAATAAGATGGATGATCCGACTGTCAATTGGTCTAAAGAAAG GTATGATGAGATTGAGTCAAAAATGGTTCCGTTCTTGAGATCATCTGGGTACAATGTCAAGAAAG ATGTTCAATTCCTTCCAATCTCTGGGCTTTTTGGTTCAAATTTGAAAACTAGATTGGAGAAGAGTGTATGCCCATGGTGGAGTGGTCACTGCCTTTTTGAAGTCCTTGATGCAGTCGAAGTTCCACCTCGAGATCCTAATGGTCCATTGAG AATGCCTATTATTGACAAATTTAAAGACATGGGAACTGTCGTTATGGGTAAAATTGAGTCTGGAAGCATACGTGAGGGTGATAATCTACTGATTATGCCAAACAAG GCTGCTGTAAAAGTTCTTGCCATATTCTGTGACGAAGACCGAGTAAGGCATGTTGGTCCCGGGGAAAATGTGCGTGTTAGGTTATCTGGAGTTGAGGAAGATGACCTTTTGTCAGGCTTTGTCTTGTGCAGTGTTG CAAAGCCAATACCTGCAGTTACTGAGTTTGTTGCACAGTTACAGATTCTTGAGCTGTTGGACAAT GCTATTTTTACTGCTGGATACAAAGCTGTATTGCATGTCCATGCGGTTGTTGAGGAATGCGAGATTGTTGAACTGATGCAGCAGATTGATCTAAAAACGAAGAAACCTATGAAGAAAAAACCTCTGTTTGTTAAGAATGGCGCTATTGTTTTATGCCGTGTTCAG GTGAATAATATGATATGTGTAGAGAAATTCTCCAACTTTGCACAACTTGGACGATTCACTCTTCGCACTGAAG GGAAAACTGTTGCTGTGGGGAAAATTACTGCACTGCCTACTGTTGCTGATAGTGCATAA
- the LOC125874777 gene encoding uncharacterized protein LOC125874777 isoform X1 gives MDIEEDIKALQLDSSAEDTVLVNVEDARPDEAIKHDKADGEDSLMEEERKTDDVEKPDMLEDELRDEAHPDLKPEHVEPKGVSGKESSPPEDMQVEVEVNKKRHLNVVFIGHVDAGKSTIGGQILLLSGQVDDRTIQKYEKEAKDKNRESWYMAYIMDTNEEERVKGITVEVGRAHFETETTRFTILDAPGHKSYVPNMISGASQADIGVLVISARKGEFETGYERGGQTREHVQLAKTLGVTKLIIVVNKMDDPTVNWSKERYDEIESKMVPFLRSSGYNVKKDVQFLPISGLFGSNLKTRLEKSVCPWWSGHCLFEVLDAVEVPPRDPNGPLRMPIIDKFKDMGTVVMGKIESGSIREGDNLLIMPNKAAVKVLAIFCDEDRVRHVGPGENVRVRLSGVEEDDLLSGFVLCSVAKPIPAVTEFVAQLQILELLDNAIFTAGYKAVLHVHAVVEECEIVELMQQIDLKTKKPMKKKPLFVKNGAIVLCRVQVNNMICVEKFSNFAQLGRFTLRTEGKTVAVGKITALPTVADSA, from the exons ATGG ATATTGAAGAGGACATCAAGGCGCTGCAGCTTGATTCATCTG CAGAAGATACTGTGTTGGTCAACGTGGAAGACGCTAGACCTGATGAAGCTATAAAACATGATAAAGCTGATGGAG AGGATAGTCTTATGGAAGAAGAGAGGAAGACTGATGATGTTGAAAAACCTGATATGCTGGAAGATG AGTTGAGAGATGAAGCACATCCAGACTTAAAGCCAGAGCATGTCGAGCCAAAGGGTGTCTCTGGAAAAGAAAGTTCACCCCCAGAAGATATGCAGGTGGAGGTTGAAGTCAATAAAAAGAGGCACCTGAATGTGGTATTTATTGGTCATGTGG ATGCTGGAAAGTCTACTATTGGAGGACAAATACTATTACTTAGTGGTCAAGTTGATGACCGTACTATACAAAAGTATGAGAAAGAAGCGAAGGATAAAAACAGAGAGAGCTG GTATATGGCCTATATTATGGATACAAATGAAGAAGAGAGGGTGAAG GGAATAACAGTTGAAGTAGGAAGAGCACATTTTGAAACAGAGACGACAAGATTTACAATTCTTGATGCCCCG GGTCATAAGAGCTATGTTCCCAATATGATCAGTGGAGCATCTCAAGCTGACATAGGTGTGCTG GTTATATCTGCTAGAAAGGGTGAATTCGAAACTGGATATGAAAGAGGTGGGCAGACACGCGAACATGTTCAATTGGCAAAGACCCTAGGGGTTACAAAGCTTATTATTGTTGTAAATAAGATGGATGATCCGACTGTCAATTGGTCTAAAGAAAG GTATGATGAGATTGAGTCAAAAATGGTTCCGTTCTTGAGATCATCTGGGTACAATGTCAAGAAAG ATGTTCAATTCCTTCCAATCTCTGGGCTTTTTGGTTCAAATTTGAAAACTAGATTGGAGAAGAGTGTATGCCCATGGTGGAGTGGTCACTGCCTTTTTGAAGTCCTTGATGCAGTCGAAGTTCCACCTCGAGATCCTAATGGTCCATTGAG AATGCCTATTATTGACAAATTTAAAGACATGGGAACTGTCGTTATGGGTAAAATTGAGTCTGGAAGCATACGTGAGGGTGATAATCTACTGATTATGCCAAACAAG GCTGCTGTAAAAGTTCTTGCCATATTCTGTGACGAAGACCGAGTAAGGCATGTTGGTCCCGGGGAAAATGTGCGTGTTAGGTTATCTGGAGTTGAGGAAGATGACCTTTTGTCAGGCTTTGTCTTGTGCAGTGTTG CAAAGCCAATACCTGCAGTTACTGAGTTTGTTGCACAGTTACAGATTCTTGAGCTGTTGGACAAT GCTATTTTTACTGCTGGATACAAAGCTGTATTGCATGTCCATGCGGTTGTTGAGGAATGCGAGATTGTTGAACTGATGCAGCAGATTGATCTAAAAACGAAGAAACCTATGAAGAAAAAACCTCTGTTTGTTAAGAATGGCGCTATTGTTTTATGCCGTGTTCAG GTGAATAATATGATATGTGTAGAGAAATTCTCCAACTTTGCACAACTTGGACGATTCACTCTTCGCACTGAAG GGAAAACTGTTGCTGTGGGGAAAATTACTGCACTGCCTACTGTTGCTGATAGTGCATAA
- the LOC125874775 gene encoding uncharacterized protein LOC125874775, with product MLLQSSSFFSLKWGTSSLNPSICTFQIPCCHYSKLPTPLRFSALKTRAIHDEKDQNSQPSILIQDEENELLNQEVEESVRLLKNAAKTRKVPAEEILAALAAIERAKIDSSRFLETLGGTQSPGRTWMLIFTADKGLGQGRYFPITAIQRFDAAAKRIENGVYLGPLGFLTFEGPFSWKNRILAFVFERLRIKLGPFDPFDISIKGKEEREPSNKDKDPFFIWFYIDEEIAVARGRSGGTAFWVRCRRVGYS from the exons ATGCTGCTGCaatcttcttccttcttctccttGAAATGGGGTACATCTTCTCTCAATCCCTCAATCTGCACTTTCCAAATCCCTTGCTGTCATTACTCCAAATTACCAACTCCTCTGAGATTCTCTGCTCTAAAAACCAGAGCCATCCATGACGAAAAGGACCAGAATTCTCAACCTTCCATTCTCATTCaagatgaagaaaatgaactacTCAACCAG gaaGTTGAAGAGAGTGTAAGATTACTGAAAAATGCTGCCAAAACAAGAAAGGTTCCAGCAGAGGAGATTTTGGCTGCTTTGGCTGCGATCGAGAGAGCAAAAATTGATTCCTCCAGGTTTCTTGAAACTCTTGGTGGAACCCAATCGCCTGGAAGGACATGGATGCTCATTTTTACAGCTGAT AAAGGATTAGGACAAGGTAGATATTTCCCAATTACAGCCATACAGAGATTTGATGCAGCT GCGAAGAGGATTGAAAATGGTGTTTACCTGGGGCCTCTTGGATTCTTGACATTTGAAGGGCCATTTTCATGGAAGAATAGGATTCTAGCTTTCGTATTTGAGCGGCTTCGGATAAAACTTGGACCATTTGATCCTTTTGATATCAGTATTAAGGGAAAAGAGGAAAGAGAACCTAGCAATAAGGATAAGGATCCATTTTTCATCTGGTTTTACATTGACGAGGAAATAGCTGTTGCTCGAGGACGGAGTGGAGGGACAGCTTTCTGGGTCCGTTGTAGACGTGTTGGCTATTCCTGA
- the LOC125873114 gene encoding uncharacterized GPI-anchored protein At4g28100-like — protein MSLNCFSFFLFTVVYITNLTVIPAFPVIPEPDPTEPNPHPFSPAPSLPATIPAFPEQSNFDSCSLDITEELYKGIKSSCRSNDHSGQINPTRCCPVLAAWLYAAYSRTALHRAIAKFPQYSTSVEMPVLPDDSETCVDSFGKALENRGIELVKPNETCDVVYCYCGIRLHPLRCPENFAVNSRGELIGGESVKRLERDCFSSNGYAGIAGCSKCLNTLYLLSDSRLEDTSTTNDRSSKLHSMGCQMMGLTWLLNKNTSGYIHTVSAVLRALMMSEDGSNPQSCTLNSDGLPLAVDSSEINYQSSATFLQASVYCYLLVFVLAYINFTA, from the exons ATGTCCCTTAActgtttttccttcttcttgTTTACAGTTGTTTACATCACCAATCTAACTGTAATACCTGCCTTTCCAGTTATACCCGAACCCGACCCGACGGAACCCAATCCCCACCCATTCTCCCCAGCCCCTTCACTGCCAGCAACAATCCCTGCTTTCCCAGAACAATCAAACTTCGACAGCTGTTCTCTAGACATAACAGAGGAGCTTTACAAAGGGATAAAATCATCCTGCAGGTCCAATGATCATTCGGGTCAAATAAACCCGACCCGTTGCTGCCCGGTTCTCGCAGCATGGCTCTATGCAGCCTACTCAAGAACCGCGCTGCACAGAGCCATTGCAAAGTTCCCACAATACTCAACCTCTGTTGAAATGCCTGTGCTCCCTGATGATTCAGAGACGTGTGTGGATTCTTTTGGAAAGGCTTTGGAAAACAGGGGAATTGAGTTGGTGAAGCCAAATGAGACTTGTGATGTGGTTTATTGTTACTGTGGTATTAGGCTGCATCCACTTAGGTGTCCTGAAAATTTCGCGGTGAATTCGCGTGGAGAATTGATTGGTGGTGAGAGTGTGAAGAGATTAGAGAGAGATTGTTTTAGCAGTAATGGATATGCTGGTATTGCTGGTTGCTCCAAATGCTTGAACACTCTTTATTTG CTCAGTGACAGCAGATTGGAAGATACAAGCACAACAAATGATAGAAGTAGCAAACTGCACAGCATGGGTTGCCAAATGATGGGCTTAACTTGGCTTCTCAACAAAAATACATCTGGTTACATTCATACAGTTTCTGCTGTTTTAAGGGCTCTAATGATGAGTGAAGACGGTTCGAATCCTCAGTCATGCACACTTAACAGTGACGGCTTGCCACTTGCAGTCGACTCCTCAGAGATCAACTATCAATCTTCTGCGACTTTTCTTCAGGCATCGGTTTATTGTTACCTCCTAGTTTTTGTTTTGGCATACATAAACTTCACTGCATAA
- the LOC125874777 gene encoding uncharacterized protein LOC125874777 isoform X4, producing MDIEEDIKALQLDSSEDTVLVNVEDARPDEAIKHDKADGELRDEAHPDLKPEHVEPKGVSGKESSPPEDMQVEVEVNKKRHLNVVFIGHVDAGKSTIGGQILLLSGQVDDRTIQKYEKEAKDKNRESWYMAYIMDTNEEERVKGITVEVGRAHFETETTRFTILDAPGHKSYVPNMISGASQADIGVLVISARKGEFETGYERGGQTREHVQLAKTLGVTKLIIVVNKMDDPTVNWSKERYDEIESKMVPFLRSSGYNVKKDVQFLPISGLFGSNLKTRLEKSVCPWWSGHCLFEVLDAVEVPPRDPNGPLRMPIIDKFKDMGTVVMGKIESGSIREGDNLLIMPNKAAVKVLAIFCDEDRVRHVGPGENVRVRLSGVEEDDLLSGFVLCSVAKPIPAVTEFVAQLQILELLDNAIFTAGYKAVLHVHAVVEECEIVELMQQIDLKTKKPMKKKPLFVKNGAIVLCRVQVNNMICVEKFSNFAQLGRFTLRTEGKTVAVGKITALPTVADSA from the exons ATGG ATATTGAAGAGGACATCAAGGCGCTGCAGCTTGATTCATCTG AAGATACTGTGTTGGTCAACGTGGAAGACGCTAGACCTGATGAAGCTATAAAACATGATAAAGCTGATGGAG AGTTGAGAGATGAAGCACATCCAGACTTAAAGCCAGAGCATGTCGAGCCAAAGGGTGTCTCTGGAAAAGAAAGTTCACCCCCAGAAGATATGCAGGTGGAGGTTGAAGTCAATAAAAAGAGGCACCTGAATGTGGTATTTATTGGTCATGTGG ATGCTGGAAAGTCTACTATTGGAGGACAAATACTATTACTTAGTGGTCAAGTTGATGACCGTACTATACAAAAGTATGAGAAAGAAGCGAAGGATAAAAACAGAGAGAGCTG GTATATGGCCTATATTATGGATACAAATGAAGAAGAGAGGGTGAAG GGAATAACAGTTGAAGTAGGAAGAGCACATTTTGAAACAGAGACGACAAGATTTACAATTCTTGATGCCCCG GGTCATAAGAGCTATGTTCCCAATATGATCAGTGGAGCATCTCAAGCTGACATAGGTGTGCTG GTTATATCTGCTAGAAAGGGTGAATTCGAAACTGGATATGAAAGAGGTGGGCAGACACGCGAACATGTTCAATTGGCAAAGACCCTAGGGGTTACAAAGCTTATTATTGTTGTAAATAAGATGGATGATCCGACTGTCAATTGGTCTAAAGAAAG GTATGATGAGATTGAGTCAAAAATGGTTCCGTTCTTGAGATCATCTGGGTACAATGTCAAGAAAG ATGTTCAATTCCTTCCAATCTCTGGGCTTTTTGGTTCAAATTTGAAAACTAGATTGGAGAAGAGTGTATGCCCATGGTGGAGTGGTCACTGCCTTTTTGAAGTCCTTGATGCAGTCGAAGTTCCACCTCGAGATCCTAATGGTCCATTGAG AATGCCTATTATTGACAAATTTAAAGACATGGGAACTGTCGTTATGGGTAAAATTGAGTCTGGAAGCATACGTGAGGGTGATAATCTACTGATTATGCCAAACAAG GCTGCTGTAAAAGTTCTTGCCATATTCTGTGACGAAGACCGAGTAAGGCATGTTGGTCCCGGGGAAAATGTGCGTGTTAGGTTATCTGGAGTTGAGGAAGATGACCTTTTGTCAGGCTTTGTCTTGTGCAGTGTTG CAAAGCCAATACCTGCAGTTACTGAGTTTGTTGCACAGTTACAGATTCTTGAGCTGTTGGACAAT GCTATTTTTACTGCTGGATACAAAGCTGTATTGCATGTCCATGCGGTTGTTGAGGAATGCGAGATTGTTGAACTGATGCAGCAGATTGATCTAAAAACGAAGAAACCTATGAAGAAAAAACCTCTGTTTGTTAAGAATGGCGCTATTGTTTTATGCCGTGTTCAG GTGAATAATATGATATGTGTAGAGAAATTCTCCAACTTTGCACAACTTGGACGATTCACTCTTCGCACTGAAG GGAAAACTGTTGCTGTGGGGAAAATTACTGCACTGCCTACTGTTGCTGATAGTGCATAA
- the LOC125874778 gene encoding guanine nucleotide-binding protein subunit beta-like protein — protein sequence MSQESLVLRGTMKAHTDWVTAIATPIDNSDMIVTSSRDKSIIVWSLTKDGSQYGVPRRRLTGHGHFVEDVVLSSDGMFALSGSWDGELRLWDLQAGTTARRFVGHTKDVLSVAFSVDNRQIVSASRDKTIKLWNTLGECKYTIQEQDSHSDWVSCVRFSPNNLQPTIVSGSWDRTVKIWNLTNCKLRSTLAGHSGYVNTVAVSPDGSLCASGGKDGVILLWDLAEGKKLYSLDAGSIIHTLCFSPNRYWLCAATESSIKIWDLESKSVVVDLKVDLKQESEMFGTAATDSKSKVIYCTSLSWSADGSTLFSGYTDGLIRVWGIGRY from the exons ATGTCGCAAGAATCACTAGTCCTCCGCGGCACCATGAAAGCCCACACTGACTGGGTCACTGCTATTGCAACCCCAATTGACAACTCCGACATGATTGTCACCTCCTCCAGGGATAAGTCCATCATCGTCTGGTCTTTGACTAAAGACGGTTCACAATACGGTGTCCCTCGCCGCCGCCTTACCGGACACGGCCATTTCGTTGAAGATGTCGTGTTGTCGTCTGACGGCATGTTTGCACTCTCCGGTTCATGGGACGGTGAGCTCCGTTTATGGGATCTTCAAGCTGGAACCACTGCTCGTCGTTTCGTTGGACACACTAAAGATGTTCTCTCCGTTGCTTTCTCTGTTGACAACCGTCAGATTGTCTCTGCTTCCCGTGACAAGACCATCAAGCTCTGGAACACACTCGGTGAGTGCAAGTACACAATTCAGGAACAGGATTCACACTCTGATTGGGTTTCTTGTGTCCGTTTTAGCCCAAATAATCTTCAGCCCACTATTGTTTCTGGTTCATGGGATCGCACTGTGAAAATCTGGAATCTTACCAACTGTAAGCTCAGGTCCACTCTTGCGGGACACAGTGGGTATGTGAATACTGTGGCCGTGTCTCCAGATGGTTCGTTGTGTGCTAGCGGAGGGAAAGATGGAGTCATATTGCTATGGGATTTGGCTGAAGGAAAGAAACTGTACTCTCTTGATGCTGGCTCCATTATCCACACCCTCTGTTTTAGCCCGAATAGGTATTGGCTCTGTGCTGCTACAGAATCTAGTATCAAGATTTGGGATTTGGAGAGCAAAAGCGTCGTGGTTGATCTTAAAGTTGATCTGAAACAAGAGAGTGAAATGTTCGGAACTGCTGCTACCGATTCCAAGTCCAAG GTCATATACTGCACCAGTTTGAGCTGGAGTGCTGATGGAAGCACACTTTTCAGTGGCTATACAGATGGTCTGATTAGAGTTTGGGGAATTGGGCGTTATTAG
- the LOC125874776 gene encoding probable glutathione S-transferase, whose translation MGEVKLIGSSGSLFCTRVEWALKLKGVDYEYIQEDLLNKSELLIKSNPVHKKIPVLLHDDKPVVESLVILEYIDETWKGYSLLPQDPHERATARFWAKFVDDKCVIGSWQAMAMQDEGEAKAKAIESVQELYAFIEKQIEGKKFFGGEQIGYLDLVMGWKTLWLSAMEEVGNVKLLDPEKFPSLHQWAENFKEIPIIHESMPQQETLVNYFQGGLNYLRSLETNKP comes from the exons atgGGAGAAGTGAAGTTGATAGGGTCATCAGGAAGCTTATTTTGCACCAGAGTAGAATGGGCTTTGAAGCTCAAGGGAGTTGACTATGAATATATACAAGAAGATTTATTGAACAAGAGTGAGTTGCTCATCAAGTCCAATCCTGTTCATAAGAAGATCCCTGTCCTACTACACGATGACAAACCCGTCGTTGAATCACTAGTTATCCTTGAATATATTGATGAAACATGGAAAGGATACTCTTTGTTGCCTCAGGATCCTCATGAACGAGCTACAGCTCGTTTCTGGGCAAAATTTGTTGATGACAAG TGTGTCATAGGATCATGGCAAGCTATGGCAATGCAAGATGAAGGAGAGGCAAAAGCAAAAGCTATAGAGTCAGTACAAGAATTGTATGCATTTATCGAGAAGCAGATTGAAGGCAAGAAGTTTTTTGGTGGGGAGCAGATAGGCTACCTGGATCTAGTGATGGGTTGGAAAACTCTTTGGCTCAGTGCCATGGAGGAAGTAGGAAATGTGAAGCTACTTGATCCAGAGAAGTTCCCTTCACTCCATCAATGGGCTGAAAACTTCAAAGAGATTCCTATTATACACGAAAGCATGCCACAACAAGAAACCCTAGTCAACTACTTTCAAGGTGGTCTAAACTACTTGCGTTCCCTAGAAACAAACAAACCATAA
- the LOC125874777 gene encoding uncharacterized protein LOC125874777 isoform X3, whose protein sequence is MDIEEDIKALQLDSSAEDTVLVNVEDARPDEAIKHDKADGELRDEAHPDLKPEHVEPKGVSGKESSPPEDMQVEVEVNKKRHLNVVFIGHVDAGKSTIGGQILLLSGQVDDRTIQKYEKEAKDKNRESWYMAYIMDTNEEERVKGITVEVGRAHFETETTRFTILDAPGHKSYVPNMISGASQADIGVLVISARKGEFETGYERGGQTREHVQLAKTLGVTKLIIVVNKMDDPTVNWSKERYDEIESKMVPFLRSSGYNVKKDVQFLPISGLFGSNLKTRLEKSVCPWWSGHCLFEVLDAVEVPPRDPNGPLRMPIIDKFKDMGTVVMGKIESGSIREGDNLLIMPNKAAVKVLAIFCDEDRVRHVGPGENVRVRLSGVEEDDLLSGFVLCSVAKPIPAVTEFVAQLQILELLDNAIFTAGYKAVLHVHAVVEECEIVELMQQIDLKTKKPMKKKPLFVKNGAIVLCRVQVNNMICVEKFSNFAQLGRFTLRTEGKTVAVGKITALPTVADSA, encoded by the exons ATGG ATATTGAAGAGGACATCAAGGCGCTGCAGCTTGATTCATCTG CAGAAGATACTGTGTTGGTCAACGTGGAAGACGCTAGACCTGATGAAGCTATAAAACATGATAAAGCTGATGGAG AGTTGAGAGATGAAGCACATCCAGACTTAAAGCCAGAGCATGTCGAGCCAAAGGGTGTCTCTGGAAAAGAAAGTTCACCCCCAGAAGATATGCAGGTGGAGGTTGAAGTCAATAAAAAGAGGCACCTGAATGTGGTATTTATTGGTCATGTGG ATGCTGGAAAGTCTACTATTGGAGGACAAATACTATTACTTAGTGGTCAAGTTGATGACCGTACTATACAAAAGTATGAGAAAGAAGCGAAGGATAAAAACAGAGAGAGCTG GTATATGGCCTATATTATGGATACAAATGAAGAAGAGAGGGTGAAG GGAATAACAGTTGAAGTAGGAAGAGCACATTTTGAAACAGAGACGACAAGATTTACAATTCTTGATGCCCCG GGTCATAAGAGCTATGTTCCCAATATGATCAGTGGAGCATCTCAAGCTGACATAGGTGTGCTG GTTATATCTGCTAGAAAGGGTGAATTCGAAACTGGATATGAAAGAGGTGGGCAGACACGCGAACATGTTCAATTGGCAAAGACCCTAGGGGTTACAAAGCTTATTATTGTTGTAAATAAGATGGATGATCCGACTGTCAATTGGTCTAAAGAAAG GTATGATGAGATTGAGTCAAAAATGGTTCCGTTCTTGAGATCATCTGGGTACAATGTCAAGAAAG ATGTTCAATTCCTTCCAATCTCTGGGCTTTTTGGTTCAAATTTGAAAACTAGATTGGAGAAGAGTGTATGCCCATGGTGGAGTGGTCACTGCCTTTTTGAAGTCCTTGATGCAGTCGAAGTTCCACCTCGAGATCCTAATGGTCCATTGAG AATGCCTATTATTGACAAATTTAAAGACATGGGAACTGTCGTTATGGGTAAAATTGAGTCTGGAAGCATACGTGAGGGTGATAATCTACTGATTATGCCAAACAAG GCTGCTGTAAAAGTTCTTGCCATATTCTGTGACGAAGACCGAGTAAGGCATGTTGGTCCCGGGGAAAATGTGCGTGTTAGGTTATCTGGAGTTGAGGAAGATGACCTTTTGTCAGGCTTTGTCTTGTGCAGTGTTG CAAAGCCAATACCTGCAGTTACTGAGTTTGTTGCACAGTTACAGATTCTTGAGCTGTTGGACAAT GCTATTTTTACTGCTGGATACAAAGCTGTATTGCATGTCCATGCGGTTGTTGAGGAATGCGAGATTGTTGAACTGATGCAGCAGATTGATCTAAAAACGAAGAAACCTATGAAGAAAAAACCTCTGTTTGTTAAGAATGGCGCTATTGTTTTATGCCGTGTTCAG GTGAATAATATGATATGTGTAGAGAAATTCTCCAACTTTGCACAACTTGGACGATTCACTCTTCGCACTGAAG GGAAAACTGTTGCTGTGGGGAAAATTACTGCACTGCCTACTGTTGCTGATAGTGCATAA